A genomic window from Cupriavidus basilensis includes:
- the lepA gene encoding translation elongation factor 4, translated as MDHIRNFSIIAHIDHGKSTLADRIIQLCGGLSDREMEAQVLDSMDIEKERGITIKAQTAALSYKARDGKIYNLNLIDTPGHVDFSYEVSRSLSACEGALLVVDASQGVEAQTVANCYTAIELGVEVVPVLNKIDLPSADPENAIREIEEVIGIDAHDATPCSAKTGLGVQDVIEAMIARVPPPKGDPAAPLQALIIDSWFDNYVGVVMLVRVVNGTLKPKDKVLLMATGSQHLVEQVGVFSPKSLPRESLQAGQVGFVIAGIKELKAAKVGDTITTMARKAAEPLPGFKEVKPQVFAGLYPVEANQYEALRESLEKLKLNDASLQYEPEVSQALGFGFRCGFLGLLHMEIVQERLEREFDMDLITTAPTVVYEVDMRDKTKVIVENPAKMPDPSRIENILEPIVTVNLYMPQAYVGSVITLCTQKRGTQINMSYHGKQVQLTYEIPMAEIVMDFFDRLKSVSRGYASMDYEFKEYRAADVVKVDILINGDKVDALSVIVHRSNSQYRGREVVSKMREIIPRQMYDVAIQATIGVNIIARENVKALRKNVLAKCYGGDISRKKKLLEKQKAGKKRMKQVGSVEIPQEAFLAILQVGDK; from the coding sequence ATGGACCATATCCGCAATTTCTCGATCATCGCCCACATCGACCACGGTAAATCGACCCTGGCCGACCGCATCATCCAACTCTGCGGAGGCCTGTCCGATCGCGAGATGGAAGCGCAGGTGCTTGACTCGATGGACATCGAGAAGGAGCGCGGCATCACCATCAAGGCGCAGACTGCCGCACTGAGCTACAAGGCGCGTGACGGCAAGATCTACAACCTCAACCTCATTGACACCCCGGGACACGTCGACTTCAGCTATGAAGTGAGCCGCTCGTTGTCCGCCTGCGAAGGCGCGCTGCTGGTGGTCGATGCATCGCAGGGCGTGGAAGCGCAGACCGTCGCCAACTGCTACACCGCGATCGAACTCGGCGTGGAAGTGGTGCCGGTATTGAACAAGATCGACCTGCCGTCGGCCGATCCCGAAAACGCGATCCGCGAGATCGAGGAAGTGATCGGCATCGACGCGCACGACGCCACGCCTTGCTCGGCCAAGACCGGCCTCGGCGTGCAGGACGTCATCGAGGCGATGATCGCCCGCGTGCCGCCGCCCAAGGGCGATCCCGCAGCCCCGCTGCAGGCCCTGATCATCGACTCGTGGTTCGACAACTACGTGGGTGTGGTGATGCTGGTGCGCGTGGTCAACGGCACCCTCAAGCCCAAGGACAAGGTCCTGCTGATGGCCACGGGCTCGCAGCACCTGGTCGAGCAGGTCGGCGTATTCTCGCCCAAGTCGCTGCCGCGCGAATCGCTGCAGGCGGGGCAGGTGGGCTTTGTGATCGCCGGCATCAAGGAATTGAAGGCCGCCAAGGTGGGTGACACCATCACCACGATGGCGCGCAAGGCGGCCGAGCCGCTGCCTGGTTTCAAGGAAGTCAAACCGCAGGTCTTCGCCGGCTTGTACCCGGTGGAAGCCAACCAGTACGAAGCGCTGCGCGAATCGCTGGAAAAGCTCAAGCTCAACGACGCATCGCTGCAGTACGAGCCCGAGGTGTCGCAGGCGCTTGGCTTTGGCTTCCGCTGCGGCTTCCTTGGCCTGCTGCACATGGAGATCGTGCAGGAGCGCCTGGAGCGCGAATTCGACATGGACCTCATCACCACCGCACCGACGGTGGTGTACGAGGTCGACATGCGCGACAAGACCAAAGTGATCGTGGAGAACCCGGCCAAGATGCCGGACCCGAGCCGCATCGAGAACATCCTCGAGCCCATCGTCACGGTCAACCTGTACATGCCGCAGGCCTACGTCGGCTCGGTGATCACGCTGTGCACGCAAAAGCGCGGCACGCAGATCAACATGAGCTACCACGGCAAGCAGGTGCAGCTTACGTATGAGATTCCGATGGCGGAAATCGTCATGGACTTCTTCGACCGGCTGAAGTCCGTGTCGCGCGGCTATGCCTCGATGGACTACGAGTTCAAGGAGTATCGCGCCGCCGACGTGGTCAAGGTGGACATCCTGATCAACGGCGACAAGGTCGATGCCTTGTCCGTGATCGTGCACCGCTCCAATTCGCAGTACCGTGGCCGCGAAGTCGTATCCAAGATGCGCGAGATCATCCCGCGTCAAATGTACGATGTAGCCATCCAGGCCACCATTGGCGTCAACATCATCGCGCGCGAGAACGTTAAGGCGCTGCGCAAGAACGTGCTCGCCAAGTGCTACGGCGGCGATATCTCGCGCAAGAAGAAGCTGCTGGAGAAGCAGAAGGCGGGCAAGAAGCGCATGAAGCAGGTGGGTTCGGTCGAGATTCCCCAGGAGGCCTTCCTGGCGATCCTGCAGGTGGGCGACAAGTAA
- a CDS encoding glutaredoxin family protein, which translates to MAELTLYGRSYCHLCEDMNIALEPLRRDFSFVLHEVDVDADPAAMARFDELVPVLMAGSPAAPDVELCHYFLDEKRVRAWLAAHVGPRAG; encoded by the coding sequence ATGGCCGAGCTCACGCTGTATGGCAGAAGCTACTGCCATCTGTGCGAGGACATGAACATCGCGCTGGAGCCGCTCCGGCGCGATTTTTCCTTTGTCCTGCACGAGGTGGACGTGGATGCGGATCCGGCGGCCATGGCTCGTTTCGACGAGCTGGTACCCGTGCTGATGGCCGGGTCCCCGGCCGCCCCGGACGTGGAGCTGTGCCATTACTTTCTTGACGAAAAGCGGGTGAGGGCGTGGTTGGCCGCACATGTGGGGCCGCGAGCTGGCTAA
- a CDS encoding DegQ family serine endoprotease codes for MAAILAFAPFVAELSHAQAAAPSYNLPDFTDLVEKAGPAVVNIRTTERVRARGTPGGAEDDEMAEFFRRFFGVPMPGAPTPPGAPRRGQPPQGEEQSRGVGSGFVISQDGYVMTNAHVVADAETIYVTLPDKREFKAKLIGSDKRTDVALLKVDATGLPKLTLGDSDKVRAGEWVLAIGSPFGLDNTVTAGIVSAKGRDTGDYLPFIQTDVAVNPGNSGGPLINLRGEVIGINSQIYSRSGGYMGISFAIPIDEAMRVTEQLKATGKVTRGRIAVAIGDVTKEVADSLGLGRARGALVGSVEPGGPAEKAGIEAGDIILKFNGRDIEKASDLPRMVGDIKPGTRVPLQLWRKGATRDVSITVAELDVDAKVKTRGNGSRDDSTPPAAKPNALGLIVNEIPDAKLKDLKIKSGVEVEQSDGPAMRAGIRPGDIILRLGDSDVTSPKQFNELVKGLDRAKIAAVFVRRGDATQVLTLRPGTMSSR; via the coding sequence ATGGCTGCCATTCTCGCCTTTGCGCCCTTTGTCGCGGAGCTGAGTCACGCGCAGGCCGCCGCGCCGTCCTATAACCTGCCCGACTTCACCGATCTGGTGGAAAAGGCCGGACCGGCTGTCGTGAACATCCGTACCACCGAGCGTGTGCGCGCGCGCGGCACGCCGGGGGGGGCGGAAGATGACGAAATGGCAGAGTTTTTCCGCCGTTTCTTTGGCGTGCCCATGCCAGGCGCACCCACGCCGCCGGGTGCCCCGCGCCGTGGCCAGCCGCCGCAAGGCGAAGAGCAGAGTCGTGGCGTGGGGTCGGGTTTTGTCATCAGCCAGGATGGTTATGTGATGACTAATGCCCACGTGGTTGCCGATGCGGAAACCATCTACGTCACGCTGCCCGACAAGCGTGAATTCAAGGCCAAGCTGATCGGCTCGGACAAGCGCACCGATGTCGCCTTGCTCAAGGTCGACGCGACCGGCCTGCCAAAGCTGACGCTGGGCGATTCGGACAAGGTTCGCGCTGGCGAATGGGTGCTGGCCATTGGTTCCCCCTTTGGCCTCGATAACACGGTGACTGCCGGCATTGTCTCCGCCAAGGGGCGCGATACCGGTGACTACCTGCCGTTCATCCAGACCGATGTGGCGGTCAATCCCGGCAATTCCGGCGGTCCGCTGATCAACCTGCGTGGCGAAGTGATCGGCATCAACTCGCAGATCTATAGCCGCAGCGGTGGCTATATGGGTATCTCCTTCGCCATCCCGATCGACGAAGCCATGCGGGTCACCGAGCAGCTCAAGGCGACCGGCAAGGTCACGCGCGGACGCATCGCGGTGGCAATCGGGGATGTGACAAAGGAAGTTGCCGATTCACTCGGCCTGGGTCGTGCCCGGGGCGCGCTGGTCGGCAGCGTCGAGCCCGGCGGCCCTGCCGAGAAGGCGGGGATCGAGGCCGGTGACATCATCCTCAAGTTTAACGGCCGCGACATCGAGAAGGCGTCGGATCTGCCGCGCATGGTTGGCGACATCAAGCCGGGCACGCGTGTTCCGCTGCAGCTCTGGCGCAAGGGCGCGACGCGCGATGTGTCCATCACCGTGGCCGAGCTGGATGTGGATGCGAAGGTGAAGACCCGTGGCAATGGCTCGCGCGACGATAGCACCCCGCCGGCAGCCAAGCCCAATGCGCTTGGCTTGATCGTCAACGAGATTCCCGATGCAAAGCTCAAGGACCTCAAGATCAAGTCGGGGGTCGAGGTCGAGCAGTCGGATGGTCCGGCGATGCGCGCCGGCATTCGCCCAGGTGACATCATCCTGCGGCTGGGCGACAGCGATGTGACCAGCCCCAAGCAGTTCAACGAGCTGGTCAAGGGACTCGACAGAGCCAAGATCGCAGCGGTGTTCGTGCGCCGCGGCGATGCCACCCAGGTGCTTACCTTGCGGCCGGGCACGATGTCCTCGCGCTGA
- a CDS encoding MucB/RseB C-terminal domain-containing protein — translation MHKGWSPANVAGAHRIRALRRSFFLALCLTAAAATAQPPDNTLARRDATAWLNKIHRAAQRENYVGTLIYQRGSVMHASRIQHYSDLVNNEYERLETLDGKPREVLRQNDIVHSLIPEAKLVVVEKQEAKDRFPALLATNKSDVLDIYDMRKLPGERVAGVECEVFSLEPHDAARYAVRLWAEKNSGLLMRAQTLGEGGKVLEQVAFSQVDIGVPSEKQRILTAIKNSGSWTHYEVTNHPANIADEGWSIAVPVKGFLKIREVRRPLGELRAPQANPRGNVFEVLQVVYSDGLTGLSVFIEPVSEQRVRREGVASLGATQVVVRRVADFWITVVGEVPPATVRQFASAVEYKSPKAH, via the coding sequence ATGCATAAAGGATGGTCGCCCGCCAACGTAGCGGGCGCACACAGAATCAGGGCCCTTCGCAGGTCCTTTTTTCTGGCCTTGTGTCTGACTGCGGCTGCGGCAACTGCGCAGCCGCCGGACAATACGCTGGCCCGTCGCGACGCAACGGCCTGGCTCAACAAGATCCATCGCGCGGCCCAGCGCGAGAATTATGTCGGCACGCTGATTTATCAGCGTGGCAGCGTGATGCATGCATCGCGTATCCAGCACTACAGCGATCTCGTCAACAACGAGTATGAACGGCTTGAGACCCTCGACGGCAAGCCGCGCGAGGTGCTGCGCCAGAACGACATCGTCCACAGCCTGATTCCCGAGGCCAAGCTGGTGGTGGTGGAGAAGCAGGAGGCCAAGGATCGTTTTCCGGCGCTGCTGGCCACCAACAAGAGCGATGTGCTCGACATCTACGATATGCGCAAGCTTCCGGGCGAGCGCGTGGCTGGTGTCGAGTGCGAGGTTTTTTCGCTCGAGCCGCATGATGCGGCGCGCTACGCCGTGCGGCTTTGGGCCGAGAAGAATTCCGGCTTGCTGATGCGTGCACAGACCCTGGGCGAAGGTGGCAAGGTGCTGGAGCAGGTTGCTTTCTCGCAAGTCGATATCGGCGTGCCGTCGGAAAAGCAGCGCATTCTCACGGCCATCAAGAACTCCGGCTCCTGGACTCATTATGAGGTGACCAACCATCCGGCCAATATTGCCGACGAAGGCTGGAGCATCGCGGTTCCGGTCAAGGGGTTCCTGAAGATCCGCGAGGTTCGCCGCCCGCTGGGAGAGCTGCGCGCACCGCAGGCCAACCCGCGCGGCAATGTCTTCGAAGTGCTCCAGGTCGTCTACAGCGATGGCTTGACCGGCCTGTCGGTGTTTATCGAGCCGGTTTCCGAGCAGCGCGTGCGCCGCGAAGGCGTCGCCTCGCTGGGTGCCACGCAGGTCGTGGTACGCCGCGTAGCCGATTTCTGGATCACGGTGGTGGGCGAAGTCCCGCCGGCCACGGTGAGGCAGTTTGCCTCGGCGGTAGAATACAAATCACCGAAGGCCCACTAG
- a CDS encoding sigma-E factor negative regulatory protein, whose translation MGQAHKQSVHEEEAAEQISVLMDGELAPHEVNAVLDLAKSEAGMASWASYQLIGDALRSEELTHAGSTDDFLSRFSARLDSEPHVLVPAVAKASSAHRLLFKPSWVRRVMPSTAIAAAVAAVSWVAVPQMRGAADLGTPDAVVARVEQPAAPKAGGIVTVSADNAQMIRDPRLDEYLRAHRVSVATDAVVPTMRQVANSANFSQDNSQE comes from the coding sequence ATGGGTCAGGCTCATAAGCAGTCGGTTCATGAAGAGGAAGCAGCGGAGCAAATCTCCGTGCTGATGGATGGCGAGCTGGCGCCGCACGAAGTAAACGCAGTGCTGGACCTCGCGAAAAGTGAGGCAGGCATGGCGAGTTGGGCCTCTTATCAATTGATTGGCGATGCCCTGCGTTCGGAAGAACTGACGCATGCCGGCTCGACCGATGACTTTCTTTCCCGGTTTTCCGCTCGTCTGGACAGTGAGCCGCATGTGCTGGTGCCCGCCGTCGCCAAGGCGTCGTCGGCTCATCGCCTGCTGTTCAAGCCGTCGTGGGTGCGGCGCGTCATGCCGAGCACCGCGATTGCCGCTGCAGTGGCCGCCGTCAGTTGGGTAGCCGTGCCGCAGATGCGCGGCGCCGCCGACCTCGGCACGCCGGATGCGGTGGTGGCGCGTGTCGAGCAACCTGCAGCGCCCAAGGCTGGCGGTATCGTGACTGTCTCCGCCGATAACGCGCAGATGATCCGCGATCCCCGTCTGGATGAATATCTTCGCGCTCACCGCGTCTCGGTTGCCACCGATGCGGTTGTGCCGACCATGCGCCAAGTGGCTAACAGCGCAAACTTCTCTCAGGACAATTCGCAGGAATAA
- the rpoE gene encoding RNA polymerase sigma factor RpoE, which translates to MSEREADQLLVERVQQGDKRAFELLVVKYHRKIIRLISRLVRDSAEVEDVAQDAFIKAYRALPQFRGESAFYTWLYRIAVNTAKNYLATQGRRPEASSDIDAEEAETFADGEQLRDINTPESMLHTRQVAETVNRAMEALPEELRTAITLREIEGLSYEEIAEAMGCPIGTVRSRIFRAREAIADKLRPLLGTAEGKRW; encoded by the coding sequence GTGAGCGAACGCGAAGCCGATCAGCTCCTCGTTGAACGCGTCCAGCAGGGCGATAAGCGGGCCTTTGAATTGTTGGTGGTGAAATACCACCGCAAGATCATCAGGCTCATTTCGCGTTTGGTGCGGGATTCCGCGGAAGTGGAGGATGTGGCGCAAGACGCCTTCATCAAGGCGTATCGTGCATTGCCGCAATTTCGCGGTGAGTCGGCGTTCTACACCTGGTTGTACCGGATCGCGGTGAACACGGCGAAGAACTACCTGGCCACCCAGGGACGCCGCCCGGAAGCCTCCAGTGATATCGATGCCGAAGAGGCTGAAACTTTTGCGGACGGTGAGCAACTAAGAGATATCAATACGCCGGAGTCGATGCTTCATACCCGCCAGGTGGCCGAGACGGTCAACCGTGCGATGGAAGCACTGCCCGAGGAATTGCGCACCGCCATCACCCTTCGCGAGATCGAGGGCCTCAGTTATGAGGAGATCGCGGAAGCCATGGGTTGCCCGATCGGCACGGTCCGGTCACGCATCTTCCGGGCGCGCGAGGCGATTGCCGATAAATTGCGCCCGCTGCTGGGAACGGCAGAGGGCAAGCGGTGGTAG
- the fabF gene encoding beta-ketoacyl-ACP synthase II, which produces MSRRRVVVTGLGLVSPVGNTVAEGWANLVAGKSGIATVTKFDHSALAVHFAGEVKGFNAEDYIPAKEARHMDTFIHYGIAAGSQALKDSGYEVTEANADRIGVLVGSGIGGLPMIEDTHAELTNRGPRRISPFFVPGSIINMISGHLSIIHGLKGPNLAAVTACTTGLHSIGLAARLIQAGDADVMLAGGAESTVSPLGIGGFAAARALSTRNDDPAAASRPWDKDRDGFVLGEGAGVVMLEEYESAKARGARIYAELIGFGMSGDAYHMTAPNMDGPRRCMANALRDAGINADEVGYLNAHGTSTPLGDKNETEAIKLAFGDHAYKLAVNSTKSMTGHLLGGAGGLESVFTVLALHHQVSPPTINIFNQDPECDLDYVANTARDLKIDVAVKNNFGFGGTNGTLVFRRA; this is translated from the coding sequence GTGAGCCGTCGTCGCGTCGTCGTCACTGGGCTTGGCCTTGTGTCTCCGGTCGGAAACACGGTTGCCGAAGGCTGGGCCAACCTGGTCGCCGGCAAGTCCGGCATTGCCACCGTCACCAAATTCGATCATTCCGCGCTTGCCGTGCACTTCGCTGGCGAGGTCAAGGGGTTCAATGCCGAGGACTACATCCCGGCCAAGGAAGCCCGCCATATGGATACCTTTATCCACTATGGCATCGCAGCGGGTTCGCAGGCGCTGAAGGATAGCGGCTACGAAGTGACCGAAGCCAATGCCGATCGCATTGGCGTGCTGGTCGGATCGGGCATCGGCGGCCTGCCGATGATCGAGGATACCCACGCGGAGCTGACCAATCGCGGCCCGCGCCGGATCTCCCCGTTCTTCGTGCCTGGCTCGATCATCAACATGATCTCGGGCCACCTGTCCATCATCCATGGACTCAAGGGCCCCAACCTGGCCGCGGTCACGGCCTGCACCACCGGCCTGCACAGCATCGGCCTTGCGGCCCGCCTGATCCAGGCGGGTGACGCCGACGTGATGCTGGCCGGTGGCGCTGAATCCACCGTCTCGCCGCTGGGCATCGGCGGTTTTGCCGCAGCGCGTGCGCTGTCGACCCGTAACGATGACCCCGCAGCCGCCTCCCGCCCCTGGGACAAGGATCGCGATGGCTTCGTGCTGGGCGAGGGCGCCGGTGTGGTCATGCTCGAGGAGTACGAGTCGGCCAAGGCTCGCGGCGCCCGGATCTATGCGGAGCTAATCGGCTTCGGCATGAGCGGCGACGCTTACCACATGACCGCGCCCAATATGGATGGCCCCCGCCGCTGCATGGCCAACGCCCTTAGGGATGCTGGCATCAATGCGGACGAAGTCGGCTACCTGAATGCGCACGGGACCTCGACTCCGCTTGGTGACAAGAACGAGACCGAAGCGATCAAGCTGGCTTTTGGCGATCACGCCTACAAGCTGGCTGTCAACTCGACCAAGTCGATGACCGGTCACCTGCTGGGCGGCGCGGGCGGGCTTGAGTCGGTCTTCACTGTGCTGGCGCTGCACCACCAGGTGTCGCCGCCGACCATCAACATCTTCAACCAGGATCCCGAATGCGACCTGGACTACGTGGCTAATACGGCGCGTGACCTGAAGATCGATGTGGCGGTGAAAAACAACTTCGGCTTCGGCGGCACCAACGGCACGCTTGTCTTCCGTCGCGCCTGA
- the acpP gene encoding acyl carrier protein, protein MDNIEQRVKKIVAEQLGVAEADIKTESSFVNDLGADSLDTVELVMALEDEFGMEIPDEEAEKITTVQQAIDYATAHVKA, encoded by the coding sequence ATGGACAATATCGAACAACGCGTCAAGAAAATCGTGGCAGAGCAACTCGGCGTGGCCGAGGCAGACATCAAGACCGAATCGTCGTTTGTGAACGACCTGGGCGCTGACTCGCTCGACACGGTTGAGCTGGTGATGGCGTTGGAAGATGAATTCGGCATGGAAATTCCTGATGAGGAAGCCGAGAAGATCACGACCGTGCAACAGGCAATCGATTACGCCACTGCACACGTCAAGGCTTAA
- the fabG gene encoding 3-oxoacyl-ACP reductase FabG, which produces MTKFLENQVALVTGASRGIGRAIALELAAQGATVVGTATSEAGAAAISEYLAAAGGKGRGAVLNVNDAAASEALIDELVKAHGSLGVLVNNAGITQDQLAMRMKDEDWSAVIETNMTAVFRLSRAVLRPMMKARGGRIINITSVVGSTGNPGQMNYAAAKAGVEGMSRALAREIGSRNVTVNCVAPGFIDTDMTKVLSEEQHAALKTQIPLGRLGQPEDIAHAVAFLAGPQAAYITGTTLHVNGGMYMN; this is translated from the coding sequence ATGACAAAATTTCTGGAAAACCAGGTCGCGCTGGTAACCGGCGCATCGCGCGGCATTGGCCGCGCCATCGCGCTGGAGCTGGCCGCCCAGGGCGCCACGGTGGTAGGTACCGCCACCAGCGAGGCCGGTGCAGCTGCCATCAGCGAATACCTGGCGGCAGCCGGCGGCAAGGGCCGTGGCGCCGTGCTCAACGTCAATGATGCGGCAGCGTCAGAAGCGCTGATCGACGAACTGGTCAAGGCACATGGCAGCCTGGGCGTGCTGGTGAACAATGCCGGCATTACCCAGGACCAGCTCGCCATGCGCATGAAGGACGAAGACTGGAGCGCGGTGATCGAGACCAATATGACGGCGGTGTTCCGCCTGTCGCGCGCCGTGCTGCGCCCGATGATGAAGGCCCGCGGCGGCCGTATCATCAACATCACCTCGGTGGTCGGCTCGACCGGCAACCCAGGCCAGATGAACTACGCGGCTGCCAAGGCAGGCGTGGAAGGCATGAGCCGTGCGCTCGCACGCGAGATCGGCAGTCGCAATGTCACCGTCAATTGCGTGGCGCCGGGCTTCATCGATACCGACATGACCAAGGTTCTGTCGGAAGAGCAGCATGCGGCACTGAAGACGCAGATCCCGTTGGGCCGGCTCGGCCAGCCGGAAGACATCGCACATGCGGTGGCTTTCCTGGCAGGCCCGCAGGCGGCCTACATCACAGGTACGACGCTCCATGTGAATGGTGGCATGTACATGAATTGA
- the fabD gene encoding ACP S-malonyltransferase — translation MKFSFVFPGQGSQAVGMLNAFAGNAVVRATLDEASAALGQDLGRLIAEGPAEDLNLTTNTQPVMLTAAVAIYRAWLDAGGPAPAVVAGHSLGEYSALVAAGVIPFADAVPLVRFRAQAMQEAVPVGEGGMAAILGLSDDDVRAACAEASATGAGVVEAVNFNAPLQVVIAGNKGAVEKACEMAKARGAKRALPLPVSAPFHSSLLKPASDRLRERMVDMVFSAPSIPLVNNVDVAIVNDPQAIKDALVRQAAAPVRWVECVQKIAAEGVTHVIECGPGKVLAGMTKRIDGSLVGGAIFDPASLQDTLALLK, via the coding sequence ATGAAATTCTCCTTTGTATTCCCAGGGCAAGGCTCGCAGGCAGTTGGCATGCTCAACGCCTTTGCCGGCAATGCGGTAGTTCGTGCCACGCTGGATGAGGCATCCGCCGCGCTTGGGCAGGACCTGGGCCGACTGATCGCCGAAGGCCCGGCCGAGGACCTGAACCTCACCACCAACACGCAACCGGTGATGCTGACCGCCGCGGTGGCCATCTACCGCGCCTGGCTCGACGCCGGCGGCCCGGCTCCGGCCGTGGTGGCGGGGCACAGCCTGGGTGAATATTCCGCGCTGGTGGCAGCCGGGGTGATCCCCTTCGCTGACGCGGTGCCGCTGGTGCGTTTTCGCGCACAAGCCATGCAGGAAGCCGTGCCGGTTGGCGAGGGCGGCATGGCGGCCATCCTGGGCCTGTCCGACGATGACGTGCGCGCCGCCTGCGCTGAAGCGTCGGCGACCGGTGCCGGCGTGGTGGAGGCCGTGAACTTCAACGCGCCGTTGCAGGTGGTGATCGCTGGCAACAAGGGTGCCGTGGAGAAGGCCTGCGAAATGGCCAAGGCACGTGGCGCCAAGCGCGCGCTGCCGCTGCCGGTGTCGGCACCGTTCCACTCGTCGCTGCTCAAGCCCGCATCGGACCGCCTGCGCGAGCGCATGGTCGACATGGTGTTTTCCGCACCGTCGATTCCGCTGGTGAACAACGTCGATGTGGCCATCGTCAATGACCCGCAAGCCATCAAGGACGCGCTGGTCCGCCAGGCCGCAGCCCCGGTGCGCTGGGTCGAGTGCGTGCAGAAGATCGCTGCTGAAGGTGTGACCCATGTGATTGAGTGCGGCCCCGGCAAGGTGCTGGCGGGCATGACCAAGCGCATCGACGGCAGCCTGGTGGGCGGAGCGATCTTCGATCCGGCCTCGCTGCAGGACACGTTGGCGCTGCTGAAGTAA
- a CDS encoding beta-ketoacyl-ACP synthase III, which produces MTSYAKIIGTGSYLPPRRVTNQDIAAQLAEKGIETSDEWIFSRSGISARHWAEPDVTSSDLAVKAAERALEAAGIDRQSIDLIIVATSTPDFVFPSTACLVQQKLGITNNCAAFDLQAVCSGFVYALATAEKFIRSGSHRNALVIGSEVFSRILDFNDRTTCVLFGDGAGAVVLSASEEPGILSSAMHSDGSHVDILCVPGNVAGGNITGNPFLHMDGQAVFKLAVTVLDKVAREALAGAQFPAEKVDWLIPHQANIRIMQSTARKLGLPAERMVATVHEHGNTSAASIPLALDVAVRDGRIHAGHHVLMEGVGGGFTWGAVLLRM; this is translated from the coding sequence ATGACAAGCTACGCAAAAATCATCGGGACCGGGAGCTATTTGCCTCCGCGGCGCGTCACTAACCAAGATATCGCGGCGCAACTGGCTGAGAAGGGCATCGAGACCAGCGACGAATGGATCTTTTCGCGCAGTGGCATCTCGGCCCGCCATTGGGCCGAGCCGGATGTCACCAGCAGCGACCTCGCCGTCAAGGCGGCGGAGCGCGCGCTGGAGGCCGCTGGCATCGATCGCCAAAGCATCGACCTGATCATCGTTGCCACTTCCACGCCCGATTTCGTCTTTCCCAGCACCGCCTGCCTGGTGCAGCAAAAGCTTGGCATCACCAACAACTGCGCGGCGTTCGACCTGCAAGCGGTGTGCTCCGGCTTTGTCTATGCGCTGGCCACCGCCGAGAAATTCATCCGCAGCGGTTCGCACCGCAATGCGCTGGTGATTGGCTCGGAAGTGTTTTCCCGCATCCTCGATTTCAACGACCGCACCACCTGCGTGCTGTTCGGCGACGGCGCCGGCGCAGTCGTGCTGTCGGCCTCCGAGGAGCCCGGCATCCTGTCGTCGGCGATGCACTCCGATGGCAGCCACGTGGATATCCTGTGCGTGCCGGGCAACGTCGCGGGCGGCAATATCACCGGCAACCCCTTCCTGCACATGGATGGCCAGGCTGTGTTCAAGCTGGCGGTCACCGTGCTCGACAAGGTAGCGCGCGAAGCACTCGCGGGCGCGCAGTTCCCGGCGGAAAAGGTTGACTGGCTGATCCCGCACCAGGCCAATATCCGCATCATGCAAAGCACGGCCAGGAAGCTTGGCCTGCCCGCCGAGCGCATGGTGGCTACGGTGCATGAGCACGGCAACACCTCGGCTGCCTCGATCCCGCTGGCGCTCGACGTGGCGGTGCGCGATGGCCGCATCCACGCAGGGCATCACGTGCTGATGGAAGGCGTGGGCGGCGGCTTCACCTGGGGCGCGGTACTGCTGCGCATGTAA